The genomic interval TAAACCCTATTTGCCCCTAATAGATGGCCGTTGGGGTTTAATTTGGTTTCTGACAAGGTCGAGAGAACCTAAACGAAGTCGTGTCTGCAGAAAGACACTGAAGTCACAGCAAGCATACGGATTTGCAATATGATCAACAGGAGACTTCGCAGTTCGATTGGCCGGGAGGACCTTTCGAATCATCATCAAGGGAAGATGTTTTATTGTCAAAAGACAAGGTCCTTGAGCCCTGCATGGGGTTCAAGGAAGCTGAATTGCCTCCAGGGAAAATCGCGGAAGATGTGACAATTGGCTTTATTCCACGGTATCCCCCCTTGATTTCTTCTGCAGAGAGTACGCTGACAGATATGGGAGTGACAATTGGTGCAAGCTCAGTCCTCTGCTTCTGCTGCTTCTGCACAAGTAGATTGAAGAGCACAAGTGACAATGTTGTCAAATTAATCTAGTGACAACATCAGGAACAAAAAAAGAGCACAAGTAGATTGTTTGTTATATGTAATTGCAAAGTCAAAACTCTTAATTGTCATGGAGAACTATGCCATATTGGTATCAAAATCTAATCACACTGATTTAATTTCATAGAAAAACAGAATTTaatgattgaattaaaaaaaaaaacatatgataaaattaatgtaatttcatagaaaaaataaaattcaacgattgaataaaatattaaaaaaattaatctccTCCAAACCTTCACCCCTCTTGTTGTTTATGGAAGTATGTTAAAAGAAAGATGGGGcaaaaatgttttcttttttatttttatgcgaTGAAATTAATCGAATTTTGCCCATTTTGATTAGCACAAGTGTTTGGCTTGCCCGTGCAAAATACAGACGATTTTGCTCGGCTAAAGtaatctaaatttttgaaatttttttatcattaaaggATAACTCAATCGGTTTAACTCTTGCAATGGAAGCAAGATGTTATTAAGGGTAAGATTATTTGAACTCATAAGTTTACTCTCTAAACCCACcagtgaataaattttttaattactaatttatctttaaataaaatggcattcaaggacaaaaaaatttatataaacaaataaaaattataattttgcacccatttttatgataaaacaTATAAACTGTTTGTTtcctacatatatatatatttatcacTTAATCTCTTCTCTTTTACGATCTTACAATTTCCCAATTGTCAACATTTAAATGTCCGAACACAAAAACTCTAAGACTAAAAATGGGAAAAACAAATGTGGCAAAGCTTACAGAGACGAATTTTTTCAGATcccaaaacaaagaaaagtaaTTAGTTTTCGATTTAATGATGTTGCTCTCTTtgcttctcttcttctttacGTAAACTTCAAATCTCGGTAATCAAAAAATAGgacaaagaagaaatattGCATCAGTTGGGTTCTCGTATGCCGGTTAATTACTAACTAGAACACTATTATTCAAtggaatcaaaacaaaatccaatACGATACATTCCGGAGAAATATTACTATcgacattatttttatatttaaaaactttCTATAAAGCTATAGAAGTTTGAAGCAAAACAGCAAGAGGCAGACCCCCAATTAGGCTTTAATAttactcttttaattcttttcaaaacaAATTGGGATATGTATGAAGTGAGAGAAAggattacttttttttttaaagaataaagaaaaatattttaattgagattatttttgaaattttataggGTATATAGAGTAAAAATCTAATActttaagagtaatgatacatcCACAAaatcttgtacaaatttattttgtacaaactgacgtgacattaattcattggttgaatgaaaatataaaataataaaaacaaatcatatgggccaagtgatatttaatttaaccaatcttatcatgccacatcagtttgtacaaaataagtttgtataagagtttgtggctatatcattactcatactTTAATTGCAATAGTgggtttattaaaaaaatgaatttaatgagTAAATTTATCAATTCAAATAATCTCATCCtgtcattaattttgattcaggGGATACATTTACTTTTAGGTCCAAGATCATGAGTGAGGCACAATGCAactaaaatcaaaaattttttgctttttgttttttgaactTTGGTAAATGCTAACGAATAGATTAATttccaaaaaatttcttcattaaagtaattaattcatcgcttaaattttaagtgttttcCTTCAGTTAAAAGTCCTGCCCATTGTTCTTATTCGGAGTATATAATATTCTTCAAAATTTCCCTCTCCGATGAGAAAACCAGCCATTGTTTGATTCGGATAAGAAGTCTTCAAAATCTCCCTCTTCATTTAGGGATAATTTATGTAATCCTTTACTTTGGTTCTAGAACTTGTTGTCCCTGGTGCGACTGGCACTTTTAATCCTAATCAAGAccaggcaaaaaaaaaaaaaaatcactcttatatatatattgcaacAAACCTCATATACCACGTACGTATCCAtctatcaattaattaataatcttaaTCATACACGCAAGTGACAATTAAGTGATTACACCAACAACAACATGACTCCACCTCTCTGCGCAAAAGGCTGTGGCTTTTATGGAACTAAAGAGCACAAAAGTATGTGCTCAAAGTGCTACAATGATTTTCTTGAAGAACAAGTTACAGACGGTGTCGTGAAAAGACCTCTGAAGCTCATGCAACCGAACCCTTCAATACTTGTCTTCGATCCTCGGTCACTGCAATCACCTTCATGTTCATCCTCCGAAAGAACAACAATTGATAGCGCTGCTGTCGAATGTTCTTCAGGGAAGACAACAAGTGCATTGGAAAAAAGATGCGAAATCTGCGACAAGAAAGTTGGTTCGATAGAGTTGAAGTGCCGCTGCGGGCACTTGTATTGTGGGACGCATAGGTACCCTAAAGAGCACGCATGCACGTTCGATTTCAAGAAGTTTGATCGTGAAACCTTGGTCGAGGATGATCCTCTCATCAGGGCTGATAAATTGGAGGGCAGAATCTGATTTCAATAATTATGAGTCATTTAATTTGCATGCGGATGGCTTTACACTTGAACGTGCAGTTTCATCCATTGTCAAGTATTAGTCATATACTTGAATGTGTGTGTCTTGTGTTGGTCTTTCCccttgtgtgtgtgtgtgtgtatctaTTGGACAATAGCTACACCatgacaattttaatatttgtaaatgtatattttccttccttttttattttccctaGAACGGGAGTTTATGTATTATTAATGTTCTTTTTGGATCCACTTgtatgattattaattgtgTCTCCGGGCTGCTGGATGTGGATGGCACTATTTGAAGCATTAAAAGACTCTAAAGGATGATTTCGCCTTTTGATTCTTGGCTTTtgaaacttaattatttaagtgATAATTATTTGAAGGTTCCTGCCTCTAAGGGATGTTAATTTTATGAGTCCGATAATCTAAGTTTATTGATTTTTGTACTTATTTAAGAGTGAAATTCCGAAACAAAGTCCGCAATCTTATAATTATTAGTTGATTAGgagcaaaatataattacaaagtCGACACTCAATCTTATCAGGGTAtgcaaaaacaaagaaaaatagtttgtCTATTGAGGCAgcattatttttagaattaaaaaatcttgGGACTTTGGTTCCACCCACAACTCATACATCCATTGCATTTCTGTAGATTTGATCAATTCGTATCGAATTTTACATGTACAGAAAACGGTACGGACAGGGCTTGTGTTTGCTTTGCCTTTTTCAGCTACCATAAGATGGGATGCcatctttctcttctctttaaCTAACAATATTTAGATATTATAAGACATCAACTTGTTTATAGAGAGGATATATGGTCCTAATTATAAGGGCCCTTAAAAGGAGACAAAAGTGAGAAATATGTGTCCTAATAAGGCACCCAAGCCATGAGCTGTACTacccaatttaaaaatatcaaccaaagagaaaaaatcaaaagcaacttgaattataacaataattcCTTGAAGATATGTTAAAAACCTACTAGCCCTTGCGTTGTTCTGCTCACAGAATCTCCTTATAAAGAGACAACAGATGGTTAATGCGATATCGAATTAACTTGTGTACGCATATAGGCactcaataattatttaacacaaatatatgtatatatgattaattaaagGCCAGATTAGGCTTATTTATATATCATGAAAATAACAGCTCAACTCCTAGCTTTGTAGCATCTTATTTAGCAAAGGAGTTGGGTGTCGTAGTCTTTTTAATTAGTTGCGATCAATGATTATTTACCGAAACAAAATTCCTTCAGCTAGATAGATTACAAATATATCGATCTTAGGTGGTGGAATTAGGACTTAGGACCCACTTCCAATCTCATTTCAGCTGCTCGATCCTATTTGTTATAGATCAAATGGCTTTGAGATGGCATAATCAATTGATTTGCTGCAATTGAAACTAACCAAACTGAATCTGGAAAACAATGGTGCCGCTATATAATTTATTGCATTAATTAATAGCCAAAGTTAAGAGGAATATTTTCACATGACGATGATGAGTAATATAATGATTGAAAGACAATGCATTAGTTGGaatattaagaaaaacttaaattacCCGATTCATATCATATCATTTACGTACGTACATACATACATCTctatattattatcatataCACCTTAGGGTGTGTGATGAACCAATAAACAACCCTCTCTCTCAAAGATCTGAAACTTCAGTTCAATCTAAACTCAAccatgataataataataattacccTTAATTtcagaaacaaaattaaaaaaaaaacaaaaaagatcgATGATCACCATAATATCTCTTGATATATCCTTAGCTGGAATTTTGGAAATTCAACAACCCATTCAAGTTGGCACATTCAAACAAGGCCTTAGCAGTCATCTCTCTTTCAAATCTCCAAATGTAGTTCAGCCCCACCAACAACTCAGTAATGGCAGCTTCAGTCTTCTCTTTATTTGCAAAATATAGTGTCTGCAAAAGGAGCACGTTAGTTTTTGGTAACAAATTTTGCTGCTCAAAGCTCCTCTCACTTTGCCATTTTATCATATTATGCGCCAACGGTGACAACCAACTCAAGATCCTCCCCAAAGCATTCCTCCACTCTCCGGCGAGCACCGGATCACTCGCCGAGAACCCAACTCCCTTCAGTCTAGCCCTAAGCGACGATCGTATGCTACGCGGTAGCATTGCATACAAATCATCCCTAGCATCAACACCAACCAATTGAGGTGACTTGATCATCTTCTCAATTATGATAATCAAATTCGAATAATGCAAAGACAAAGCCGCGGCACCTAGAGTAGTCGCGGGGGGCTTTAGAATCTTTGAGTTCGACTCGAAAAACCCATCAGAGCTCTTGATCATGATGGGGCCAGATACAAAGCCATTGCAAGAATTAGGGTTTTCAGTAGGATGAACCGTGGCCGAGGCTGAGAGGCTCCGGGGCAAATAAGCCGGATACCCATGATGACCAATCCCAAACACAAGCTTGATTCTTGCTAACA from Citrus sinensis cultivar Valencia sweet orange chromosome 9, DVS_A1.0, whole genome shotgun sequence carries:
- the LOC127899718 gene encoding zinc finger A20 and AN1 domain-containing stress-associated protein 10-like; the protein is MTPPLCAKGCGFYGTKEHKSMCSKCYNDFLEEQVTDGVVKRPLKLMQPNPSILVFDPRSLQSPSCSSSERTTIDSAAVECSSGKTTSALEKRCEICDKKVGSIELKCRCGHLYCGTHRYPKEHACTFDFKKFDRETLVEDDPLIRADKLEGRI